ATCAATCACACTCCTGATTAGTGCATTATAAATGATTCTCAGAGAAGTAGGATGAGCGCCCCACCATACACCTCTGAggcatttaataatattaagattcCGTTCACATTTAGCCTCAATATAATTGCAATGTGGGATACCAGTAAGTTTGGAATCCAGTATAActcctaaaaatttacattgtaaaCTTACAGGCATGGggatattatcataaaaaacattaatttcaggGGGAGATCTCATACGAGAAAAAAGCACTACATTGCTTTTGGAAACGGATAATTCTAAGCCATTATCATTCAGCCAACCCTTCAATATACCAAGAGATGTTGTAAGTGTGTTACATAAATTAGAAACAGATTTACctgaacaatacaataaaagatCATCTGCATACTGTAAAATATTAACTGAGTTACTTAAGGAATCCTCTAAATCataagtatatacattatatagtAAAGGGCTCAGCACTGAGCCTTGAGGTAAGCCCTGCCAAACAACTCTAGATATCTGGGACCCATCTAGTGTAACACTTATAGATCTCTCTGACagcattctaataataaatgaagTGAGCATTTCCGGAAcatttaatgattttaatttcttatgaaGAATAGAAATAACAACATTATCATAGGCACCTTTAATGTCTAAAAAAGCAGAGAGGATGGATTCATTTTTTGAAAATGCCAGTCTAATGTCAGTCATAAACAGACTCAAACTATCAGAAGTACTTCTGCCCTTTCTGAAGCCGAACTGAC
The genomic region above belongs to Pectinophora gossypiella chromosome 4, ilPecGoss1.1, whole genome shotgun sequence and contains:
- the LOC126366094 gene encoding uncharacterized protein LOC126366094 isoform X2; translated protein: MSAPPYTSEAFNNIKIPFTFSLNIIAMWDTRGDLIREKSTTLLLETDNSKPLSFSQPFNIPRDVTWKKVFYQQHFYNSTVGVPDPLLGLIDTVFSISWATWDGIELSRTIW